One segment of Corynebacterium atrinae DNA contains the following:
- a CDS encoding helix-turn-helix transcriptional regulator produces MAEIEDGDTRRQITHTLLKHAPITASDLANRLNMSAAGIRRHLDILEADGFIEIDTRRAARSATRGRPAKAFRLTDRGHLQFGHSYDQLAADAIETLRATSGEEAVRDFARRRIERIVEGVTPAGDTAESVERTVEELAAAFDRHGYAATVRQAGPGIQICHHHCPVASVAADHPELCEAEHETISHLVGVHVQPLATVAGGHGICTTNIPLTPVQHTPDNLTPEERSGS; encoded by the coding sequence ATGGCTGAGATCGAGGACGGGGACACCCGCCGCCAGATCACGCATACGTTGTTAAAACACGCGCCAATCACCGCTTCGGATCTAGCTAACCGTCTCAACATGTCCGCCGCAGGCATCCGCCGCCACCTCGACATCTTGGAAGCTGATGGCTTCATTGAGATCGATACCCGGCGCGCTGCCCGCTCCGCGACGAGGGGCCGTCCGGCAAAGGCCTTCCGGCTCACCGATCGCGGGCACCTCCAATTCGGCCATTCCTATGACCAATTGGCCGCTGACGCCATCGAGACCCTTCGGGCCACCAGTGGGGAAGAAGCGGTGCGGGATTTCGCTCGCCGCCGGATCGAGCGCATCGTCGAGGGAGTCACTCCCGCCGGCGACACCGCGGAATCGGTCGAGCGCACCGTGGAAGAGTTGGCCGCGGCATTTGACCGCCATGGCTACGCCGCTACGGTGCGCCAGGCGGGCCCAGGAATCCAGATTTGCCACCACCATTGTCCGGTGGCAAGTGTCGCGGCGGACCACCCGGAACTCTGCGAGGCGGAGCATGAGACAATTTCCCATTTGGTAGGCGTGCATGTCCAACCCTTGGCTACCGTCGCTGGTGGGCACGGCATTTGTACGACGAACATCCCTTTAACACCCGTGCAACACACCCCCGACAATCTCACCCCAGAAGAAAGGAGCGGATCATGA
- the mptB gene encoding polyprenol phosphomannose-dependent alpha 1,6 mannosyltransferase MptB, translated as MISVERRRPAIIDDVASNLPRLGSAGSRSATLHQDAAPTPASGRLGVRELSRFQVLRIVGTTGTVLIGFGALGAGALPVVDNPYSSFPGGFLLSRLLQTSSVMVMVGVGLLVLAWLLMAPFVGVSRRTSRQPTVSMSALKRTFAAWVLPLIFTAPLFTQDIYSYLAQGSIVARGMDPYSAGPVDLLGTEDPLARSVPFIWSHSPSPYGPVALWISSAISHITSDSIILGVFSHRLLSLIGLIAAGWAISRLATRCGVSPVAAVWLGVLNPLTILHLIGGIHNEALLLSLMLVGLHLGLRGVDMLDGRNGEKANLARAAAFIVASAALIACAGMVKVTGFLALGFVGMNLARYFLRAGRHPVVAVTVAVCIQVALLLATIAVVTLCTGIGLGWVTGQGGAATIRSWLSLSTTIGVISGFFGMLLGLGDHSAMVIRVSQAVGIIVAGSFLIRLLFATFRGTIHPVGGLGVATFVLVILFPVVHPWYMLWAILPLAAWANRSFFRFAVMAYSATFSVFVLPRGLSLPPMTVVSIYVGAALVFAAVVAGGWWLLRRRGVLGLH; from the coding sequence ATGATCTCTGTGGAACGCAGACGCCCGGCCATCATCGACGATGTTGCCTCAAATCTCCCGCGGCTCGGGTCCGCGGGATCCCGCTCGGCGACCCTGCACCAAGACGCCGCCCCCACTCCGGCCAGCGGTCGGCTCGGCGTCCGGGAGCTTTCGCGCTTTCAGGTCCTGCGCATCGTCGGCACCACAGGCACTGTGCTCATCGGATTCGGCGCCCTCGGCGCAGGCGCCCTACCAGTGGTTGATAATCCCTATTCCTCTTTCCCCGGCGGATTTCTCCTCTCCCGCCTTTTGCAAACCTCCTCCGTCATGGTCATGGTGGGAGTTGGCCTGTTAGTCCTGGCCTGGTTGCTCATGGCTCCGTTCGTGGGCGTATCCCGCAGAACTTCCCGTCAACCCACGGTGTCGATGTCCGCTCTCAAACGTACTTTTGCCGCTTGGGTCCTGCCGTTAATCTTCACTGCTCCGCTATTCACCCAGGACATCTACTCCTATTTGGCCCAGGGTTCGATCGTGGCCCGCGGAATGGATCCCTACTCCGCCGGTCCCGTGGACCTGCTGGGCACCGAGGACCCGCTGGCACGTTCCGTGCCCTTCATCTGGTCGCACTCCCCCTCGCCATACGGTCCGGTCGCTCTCTGGATTTCCTCCGCGATCAGCCACATCACCTCTGATTCCATCATCCTGGGCGTGTTTTCCCATCGCCTGCTGTCGCTCATCGGCCTCATCGCCGCCGGGTGGGCGATCAGTCGGCTGGCTACGCGCTGCGGCGTGAGCCCGGTTGCAGCCGTGTGGCTAGGAGTGCTCAATCCCCTGACCATCCTGCATCTGATCGGCGGGATTCATAATGAGGCCCTGCTGCTGAGCTTGATGCTCGTGGGTTTGCATCTGGGCTTGCGGGGAGTAGACATGCTCGACGGCCGCAATGGCGAGAAAGCGAACCTCGCGAGAGCAGCAGCCTTCATCGTCGCTTCCGCCGCGCTCATCGCCTGCGCCGGCATGGTCAAGGTAACTGGCTTCCTCGCACTTGGGTTCGTGGGCATGAACCTGGCCCGCTATTTCCTCCGCGCGGGACGACATCCGGTGGTCGCCGTCACCGTGGCGGTGTGCATCCAGGTTGCCTTGCTCTTGGCGACCATCGCGGTGGTTACTCTCTGCACCGGCATCGGCCTCGGCTGGGTCACCGGGCAAGGCGGCGCAGCCACCATCCGCAGCTGGTTGTCCCTGTCAACCACCATCGGCGTGATCTCTGGGTTCTTTGGCATGCTATTGGGCCTTGGCGATCACTCGGCGATGGTCATCCGCGTCTCCCAGGCGGTCGGCATCATCGTCGCCGGGAGCTTCCTCATCCGCCTGCTCTTCGCCACCTTCCGGGGAACAATCCACCCCGTAGGCGGCCTCGGAGTGGCTACCTTTGTCCTGGTTATCCTCTTCCCCGTTGTTCACCCCTGGTACATGCTGTGGGCCATCCTCCCCCTAGCAGCATGGGCCAACCGTTCCTTCTTCCGCTTCGCCGTCATGGCCTATTCCGCCACCTTCAGTGTCTTCGTTCTCCCCCGCGGCCTTTCCCTGCCACCCATGACAGTGGTGAGCATTTACGTGGGGGCTGCGCTGGTATTTGCAGCAGTCGTCGCGGGCGGATGGTGGCTGTTGAGGCGCCGCGGAGTGCTTGGCCTACACTGA
- a CDS encoding ABC transporter ATP-binding protein yields METPALELRDVVKTYGNTAAVNGLTFTARRGEVLALLGPNGAGKTTTIEMCEGFTSPTSGAIRVLGIDPTRHADEVRRHIGIMLQGGGSYSGIRVAEMLRLAAAYNDNPHDPEWLIDVLGLGGVRNTTYRRLSGGQQQRLSLALALIGRPELVFLDEPTAGLDTQSRLAVWELVSALRADGVTVILTTHLMDEAESLADHIVIIDRGCVVAEGSPAALTAGAGSSRVNFETDCPLNLPDIAGLDIETVRPLNYRAAGNPTPELLASLTAAAARQGVLIRRLDVDHRNLEEVFLDITGRSLRS; encoded by the coding sequence ATGGAGACACCAGCCCTCGAACTGAGGGACGTGGTCAAGACCTACGGAAACACCGCTGCGGTCAATGGGCTAACCTTCACCGCCCGCCGCGGGGAGGTCTTGGCCCTTTTGGGCCCCAACGGTGCCGGCAAGACCACTACCATCGAAATGTGCGAGGGTTTCACCTCCCCCACTTCGGGCGCCATCCGAGTTCTCGGCATTGATCCGACGCGCCACGCGGACGAGGTCCGCCGACACATTGGCATCATGCTGCAGGGCGGCGGTTCCTACTCCGGTATCCGAGTCGCAGAGATGCTTCGTTTGGCCGCGGCCTACAACGACAATCCGCACGATCCCGAATGGCTTATCGACGTCCTGGGGCTCGGCGGCGTCCGCAACACCACCTATCGGCGGCTGTCCGGTGGACAACAGCAGCGGCTCTCTCTCGCGCTCGCACTCATCGGACGCCCCGAGTTGGTCTTCCTCGATGAACCCACAGCGGGCTTGGACACTCAGTCCCGCCTCGCGGTGTGGGAGCTAGTCAGTGCACTGCGGGCGGATGGTGTCACAGTCATCCTGACCACCCACCTCATGGACGAAGCGGAATCTTTGGCCGACCACATCGTCATTATCGATCGTGGTTGCGTCGTGGCCGAGGGTTCCCCCGCTGCGCTCACCGCCGGAGCAGGGTCGAGCCGAGTGAATTTCGAGACCGACTGCCCGCTCAACCTCCCGGACATCGCGGGGCTCGACATCGAAACCGTTCGCCCGCTCAACTATCGAGCTGCCGGGAACCCCACCCCGGAGCTCCTCGCTTCCCTGACGGCTGCCGCCGCAAGGCAAGGAGTGCTTATCCGGCGCCTCGACGTCGATCATCGCAACCTCGAGGAAGTCTTCCTCGACATCACCGGCCGAAGCCTGAGGAGCTGA
- a CDS encoding ABC transporter permease → MSNTTNASRFAPGTFTPAPKRASQRRMVMAQGRMETILFLRHGEQQLLSIIIPLGMLIIAGSIPLLGEETGVSEILPMMLAIATTSSGFTGQAIALAFDRRYGALKRTGASGVSASIIIAGKVIAVTVMAVLQTILLAGTAFVLGWRTDFTGVVLGLVVLFAGVAAFTSLGLLMGGTFSSELVLALANLIWVILVGIVGWVLYSQGLYDAGWYTLIPSVAMASGLTLAFDGAFPWREILVLLAWAGVASAAAAKWFRFSA, encoded by the coding sequence ATGTCTAACACCACGAACGCCTCGCGCTTCGCCCCCGGCACCTTCACCCCGGCCCCGAAAAGAGCCTCCCAGCGCCGCATGGTCATGGCGCAGGGGCGCATGGAGACCATTCTTTTCCTCCGCCACGGCGAGCAACAACTGTTGAGCATCATCATCCCCTTGGGCATGCTCATCATCGCGGGCAGCATTCCCCTCTTGGGTGAGGAGACCGGCGTGTCCGAGATCCTGCCCATGATGCTGGCCATCGCCACAACCAGTTCCGGATTCACTGGGCAGGCAATCGCCCTGGCCTTTGACCGTCGTTATGGGGCGCTCAAGCGTACCGGAGCTTCAGGAGTCTCGGCCAGCATCATTATCGCGGGCAAGGTCATCGCAGTTACCGTCATGGCCGTCCTCCAAACCATCCTGTTGGCCGGGACAGCCTTTGTGCTCGGCTGGCGCACCGATTTCACGGGCGTCGTGCTCGGCCTCGTCGTGCTCTTCGCCGGCGTCGCGGCCTTCACCTCCCTAGGTCTGCTTATGGGTGGCACGTTTAGCTCAGAGCTGGTGTTGGCGTTGGCCAACCTCATCTGGGTGATCCTCGTCGGCATCGTCGGCTGGGTCCTATACTCACAGGGCCTCTACGACGCCGGCTGGTACACACTCATCCCCTCGGTGGCGATGGCCTCCGGCTTGACCCTCGCTTTTGACGGCGCCTTCCCCTGGCGCGAGATCCTCGTCCTTCTCGCGTGGGCTGGTGTGGCGTCGGCTGCCGCCGCGAAATGGTTCCGCTTTTCCGCCTAG
- a CDS encoding COX15/CtaA family protein: MLPSLKVQRVLAMILLVAQGAITVTGSIVRVTGSGLGCNTWPNCHEGSLVPVQGAAPALHQAIEFGNRLLTFVLAAIAIAVFVAVLRAKRRREIIVYSVISGLGIVLQAVLGGISVHLDLKWWAVAIHFLPSMALVWIAALLYMRLAEPDGAEPVRLFSPLIRGFSVVAAVCLSVVLVTGTMVTGAGVHSGDSGAGMEGRLDVNIELMAYIHAATMYIYLTATVVIVWLLYQGKASLAAKRTAWVLIAMILVQWAIGIIQFNLGIPRWTIPAHIAMSSIVVAFSAFLYAHGRRRIGPTAENAPVSA; this comes from the coding sequence ATGCTCCCTTCGCTGAAGGTTCAGCGAGTCCTTGCCATGATTTTGCTCGTCGCGCAGGGCGCGATCACCGTCACCGGTTCCATCGTCCGCGTGACTGGTTCCGGCTTGGGCTGCAACACTTGGCCCAATTGCCACGAGGGTTCATTGGTTCCCGTCCAGGGAGCCGCACCGGCTTTGCATCAGGCGATTGAGTTCGGTAACCGTCTGCTGACCTTCGTGTTGGCCGCCATTGCCATCGCCGTTTTCGTGGCGGTGCTCCGGGCGAAACGGCGCCGGGAGATCATCGTGTACTCGGTGATTTCCGGGTTGGGCATCGTCCTCCAAGCAGTGCTCGGCGGAATCTCTGTCCACTTGGATCTGAAGTGGTGGGCGGTGGCCATTCACTTCCTGCCGTCCATGGCGCTGGTGTGGATCGCCGCTTTGCTTTACATGCGCCTGGCCGAACCCGATGGCGCGGAGCCCGTCCGCCTGTTCTCCCCCCTCATCCGCGGATTCAGTGTCGTCGCCGCCGTCTGCCTCAGCGTGGTCCTCGTTACCGGAACGATGGTTACGGGAGCCGGTGTTCACTCCGGTGATTCGGGCGCTGGCATGGAGGGTCGCCTCGACGTCAACATTGAGCTGATGGCCTACATCCACGCCGCGACGATGTACATCTACCTCACGGCGACCGTCGTCATTGTGTGGCTGCTTTATCAGGGCAAGGCCTCTCTCGCCGCCAAACGAACAGCCTGGGTCCTCATCGCGATGATCCTGGTGCAGTGGGCGATCGGCATCATCCAATTCAACCTCGGCATCCCGCGCTGGACCATCCCTGCCCACATTGCGATGTCGTCCATTGTGGTCGCTTTCTCCGCCTTCCTTTACGCCCACGGGCGGCGTCGAATCGGTCCCACAGCAGAAAACGCCCCCGTTTCTGCCTAG
- a CDS encoding quinone oxidoreductase family protein, which translates to MKAIQISQTGGPEVLHVRDIDAPVPSEDEVLVDVQVAGVNYIDTYYREGVYHAALPFVPGLEGTGRVVYDPQGEIAEGTVVAWCDAFGSYAEQVCVPRDRLVAVPEGVSPDVAASMLLQGITAHYLTYGVYDLQEGDSCLITAGAGGVGLLATQMAAAKGARVFSVVSSNQKEKLALEAGATEVFRYSDNLAEVVRRRNDGVGVDVVYDGVGKDTFNESLEAVRPRGTVCLFGAASGPVEPFDPQLLNTHGSIFLTRPSIGAWTSGEGEFRMRAQAVTQAVVDGTLKFRVSSSYPLAEAAQAHRDLHARKTTGSIVLQVQD; encoded by the coding sequence ATGAAGGCAATCCAAATTTCCCAGACCGGTGGACCTGAGGTCCTCCACGTACGCGACATCGACGCACCCGTCCCCTCCGAGGACGAGGTGCTTGTCGACGTCCAGGTGGCGGGCGTCAACTACATCGACACGTACTACCGGGAAGGCGTCTACCACGCGGCCCTCCCCTTCGTGCCCGGACTCGAGGGCACCGGCCGAGTGGTGTATGACCCCCAAGGCGAGATCGCCGAGGGCACCGTCGTCGCCTGGTGTGATGCATTTGGGTCCTACGCTGAGCAGGTCTGTGTCCCCCGCGATCGCCTCGTCGCGGTTCCGGAGGGCGTAAGCCCGGACGTCGCGGCGTCGATGCTGTTGCAGGGCATCACCGCCCACTACCTCACCTACGGCGTCTACGACCTTCAGGAGGGAGATTCCTGCCTCATCACCGCCGGCGCTGGCGGTGTTGGTCTACTCGCGACCCAGATGGCGGCCGCCAAGGGGGCTCGCGTATTTTCAGTCGTCTCCTCCAATCAAAAGGAGAAGCTAGCACTCGAAGCGGGCGCAACCGAGGTCTTTCGCTATTCAGACAACCTCGCAGAGGTTGTCCGCCGCCGCAATGATGGAGTTGGAGTGGACGTGGTCTACGACGGCGTCGGCAAGGACACGTTCAACGAGTCCCTCGAAGCCGTCCGCCCCCGCGGCACGGTCTGCCTCTTCGGCGCCGCGTCCGGGCCGGTGGAGCCCTTCGACCCGCAGCTGCTGAATACTCACGGCTCGATCTTCCTCACTCGACCGTCAATCGGTGCGTGGACCTCAGGCGAGGGAGAATTCCGAATGCGCGCGCAGGCGGTCACCCAGGCCGTGGTTGATGGCACGCTCAAGTTCCGAGTATCCAGCTCTTATCCACTGGCCGAGGCTGCGCAGGCCCATCGGGATCTGCATGCCCGCAAGACCACCGGGTCGATCGTGCTGCAGGTGCAGGACTAG
- a CDS encoding heme o synthase: MTRTRAPLNFSLRLPFVACGGNFSSPRHDKSGDASVSSKTMLLEESHLETIKAYIALTKPRVIELLLVATIPAMLQAERGENNILLILLTVVGGWMGAAAANTFNMVEDSDIDQKMGRTRARPLVRKKVSNREASIFAWALLIISVLWLGVLCNSWLAALFIVLTNWFYVFVYTKWLKRRTWQNVIWGGAAGCMPVLVGWAVITDNLPEGVPHQWWQAIVLFMIIFFWTPPHTWALAMKYKDDYQKAGVPMLPVVRKPVEVTRQIVWYTWATVITTLLLVPAASWIYLIGALAGGAYFLVMAHVLHNGVVKGANVKPLKLFILSNNYLALVFVALSVDAVLGWQTIGEMLGWTTTFF, translated from the coding sequence ATGACAAGAACGCGCGCGCCCCTGAACTTCTCGCTGAGACTGCCCTTCGTTGCGTGCGGTGGGAACTTTTCGAGTCCTAGACACGACAAGTCTGGGGACGCGTCCGTGTCGTCGAAAACCATGTTGTTGGAGGAATCTCACTTGGAGACAATCAAGGCCTACATTGCGCTGACGAAGCCGAGGGTCATTGAACTACTCCTCGTTGCCACGATTCCGGCGATGCTGCAGGCCGAACGTGGCGAGAATAATATCCTGCTGATCTTGCTTACCGTCGTTGGTGGTTGGATGGGCGCGGCCGCGGCGAATACCTTCAATATGGTCGAGGATTCAGACATCGATCAGAAGATGGGTCGCACGCGAGCTCGCCCCCTGGTGCGCAAGAAAGTCTCCAACCGCGAGGCCTCTATTTTCGCCTGGGCGTTGTTGATCATTTCGGTTTTGTGGCTCGGTGTGCTGTGTAACTCCTGGCTGGCCGCGCTTTTTATTGTGCTGACCAACTGGTTCTACGTGTTCGTCTACACCAAGTGGCTTAAGCGTCGCACCTGGCAAAACGTCATTTGGGGCGGTGCCGCGGGCTGCATGCCCGTTTTGGTGGGCTGGGCCGTAATCACCGATAACCTGCCGGAGGGCGTCCCCCACCAGTGGTGGCAGGCGATCGTGCTCTTCATGATCATCTTCTTCTGGACGCCGCCGCACACCTGGGCACTGGCAATGAAGTACAAGGACGACTACCAAAAAGCCGGAGTCCCCATGCTTCCGGTGGTGCGCAAGCCCGTGGAGGTGACTCGGCAGATCGTGTGGTACACCTGGGCCACGGTTATCACCACGCTGCTGCTAGTCCCCGCTGCCTCGTGGATCTATCTCATCGGCGCCCTCGCAGGCGGGGCTTACTTTCTCGTGATGGCGCATGTCCTGCACAACGGCGTGGTCAAGGGCGCGAACGTCAAGCCCCTCAAGCTGTTCATCCTTTCGAACAACTACCTGGCGCTCGTGTTCGTCGCCCTGTCCGTCGACGCGGTCCTAGGGTGGCAGACCATCGGCGAGATGCTCGGCTGGACCACCACCTTTTTCTAG
- the tkt gene encoding transketolase yields the protein MTLTPELQALTERHYPVDWTETDTRAVDTVRVLAADAVQNVGSGHPGTAMSLAPLAYTLYQRIINHDPNDTDWVGRDRFVLSCGHSSLTQYIQLYLGGFGLELDDIKALRSWNSLTPGHPEVHHTRGVEITTGPLGQGLASAVGMAMASRRERGLFDPETPAGESPFDHYVYVIASDGDLQEGVTSEACSLAGTQELGNLIVFWDDNRISIEDDTQIAFTEDVVARYQAYGWQTIEIEGGENVAAIESAVVAAKADTSRPTFIRLRTIIGYPAPNLQNTGASHGAALGEAEVAATKELLGFDPSKNFDVSEEVISHTRELTKRGAEKHAAWQKKFDAWATAHPENKALFDRLTDRELPAGFHESLPTWDADAKGVATRKASEATLQALGAVMPELWGGSADLAGSNNTVIKGSPSFGPKEISTDTWSAEPYGRNLHFGIREHAMGSILNGISLHGPTRPYGGTFLIFSDYMRPAVRLGALMKCDAYYVWTHDSIGLGEDGPTHQPVETLAALRAIPGLSVIRPADANETAQAWAAALEYRESPKGLALTRQNVPVLEGTKEKAAEGVRRGAYVLVEGSKQTPDVILLGTGSEVQLAVEAAASLEAEGIAARVVSVPCMEWFAEQDAEYIESVLPAAVPARVSVEAGIAQPWHRWTGTHGRNVSLEHFGASAAYEKLYEEFGITSAAVAAAAKESLAASQ from the coding sequence GTGACCTTGACACCCGAACTGCAGGCTCTGACCGAGCGCCACTACCCCGTCGATTGGACGGAAACCGACACCCGAGCGGTCGACACCGTCCGCGTCTTGGCGGCTGATGCAGTCCAGAACGTGGGTTCCGGTCACCCGGGCACCGCGATGTCCCTCGCTCCGCTGGCGTACACGCTATACCAGCGCATCATTAACCACGACCCCAATGACACCGACTGGGTGGGCCGCGACCGTTTCGTCCTCTCCTGCGGTCACTCTTCCCTCACTCAGTACATTCAGCTCTATTTGGGAGGCTTTGGCCTCGAGCTCGATGACATCAAGGCGCTGCGCTCCTGGAATTCACTGACCCCGGGTCACCCCGAGGTCCATCACACCCGTGGTGTGGAGATCACCACCGGTCCGCTGGGGCAGGGCCTGGCCTCTGCTGTCGGCATGGCCATGGCATCTCGCCGTGAGCGCGGTCTCTTCGACCCGGAGACTCCAGCCGGCGAGTCCCCCTTCGACCACTATGTCTACGTCATCGCCTCCGACGGTGACCTCCAGGAAGGTGTTACCTCCGAGGCCTGCTCCCTCGCTGGCACGCAGGAACTGGGCAACCTCATCGTCTTCTGGGACGACAACCGCATCTCCATCGAAGATGACACCCAGATCGCCTTCACCGAAGACGTCGTCGCCCGCTACCAGGCTTATGGATGGCAGACCATTGAGATCGAAGGCGGCGAAAACGTCGCTGCCATCGAATCGGCTGTCGTCGCAGCCAAGGCCGACACCTCTCGCCCGACCTTCATCCGTCTGCGCACCATCATTGGCTACCCGGCACCGAACCTGCAGAACACCGGTGCCTCCCACGGCGCCGCTCTGGGCGAAGCTGAGGTTGCAGCCACCAAGGAGCTCCTGGGCTTCGATCCGTCGAAGAATTTCGATGTCTCGGAGGAGGTAATTTCCCACACCCGCGAGCTAACCAAGCGCGGCGCTGAGAAGCACGCCGCCTGGCAGAAGAAGTTCGATGCCTGGGCTACCGCCCACCCGGAGAACAAGGCCCTGTTCGATCGCCTCACTGACCGCGAGCTGCCGGCCGGCTTCCACGAGTCCCTCCCCACCTGGGATGCTGATGCCAAGGGCGTTGCTACCCGCAAGGCCTCCGAAGCCACTCTCCAGGCATTGGGTGCCGTCATGCCGGAGCTGTGGGGTGGATCTGCGGATCTCGCGGGCTCGAACAACACCGTGATCAAGGGTTCGCCGTCCTTCGGCCCGAAGGAGATCTCCACCGACACCTGGTCTGCTGAGCCTTATGGCCGCAACCTTCATTTCGGTATCCGCGAACATGCGATGGGATCCATTCTTAATGGCATTTCCCTCCACGGCCCGACCCGGCCCTACGGCGGCACCTTCCTCATCTTCTCTGACTACATGCGCCCGGCCGTTCGACTCGGCGCCTTGATGAAGTGCGATGCCTACTACGTGTGGACTCACGACTCCATCGGTCTGGGCGAAGATGGGCCCACCCACCAGCCAGTGGAAACCCTGGCTGCGCTTCGCGCGATCCCGGGCCTGTCGGTTATCCGTCCGGCGGATGCTAACGAGACCGCTCAGGCGTGGGCCGCAGCGCTGGAGTACCGCGAATCCCCCAAGGGCCTTGCCTTGACCCGTCAGAACGTCCCCGTGCTGGAAGGCACGAAGGAGAAGGCGGCCGAGGGTGTCCGCCGAGGCGCCTACGTCCTCGTTGAGGGCTCCAAGCAAACCCCCGATGTCATCTTGTTGGGTACCGGCTCCGAGGTGCAGCTCGCCGTGGAGGCCGCAGCCTCCCTTGAAGCTGAGGGAATCGCCGCCCGCGTGGTGTCTGTTCCCTGCATGGAGTGGTTCGCAGAGCAAGATGCTGAGTACATCGAATCCGTACTCCCGGCAGCCGTCCCCGCCCGCGTTTCCGTCGAGGCCGGTATCGCTCAGCCGTGGCACCGCTGGACCGGCACGCATGGCCGCAACGTGTCCCTCGAACACTTCGGTGCCTCCGCCGCCTACGAGAAGCTCTATGAGGAATTCGGCATTACGTCCGCGGCCGTTGCCGCCGCCGCCAAGGAATCCCTCGCCGCTTCCCAGTAA
- the tal gene encoding transaldolase, with protein sequence MSFIDELASLGTSTWLDDLSRDRITSGNLQEVIETKSVVGVTTNPAIFAAAMSKGNAYDAQIAELKAAGAAVDEAVYAMSVDDVRDACDVFLPIFESSGGRDGRVSIEVDPRISDDRDATIAQAKELWKKVDRPNVMIKIPATDGSLPAISDALAAGISVNVTLIFSVARYRQVIIAYREGIQRAAENGHDVSDIFSVASFFVSRLDSEVDRRLEEIGTDEALALRGKAGVANAQRAYAVFQELGREGLPVGANVQRPLWASTGVKNLDYSATLYVTELAGPDTVNTMPEATIDAVLELGGLHGDTLDGAADAAQALFEQLTAVGIDMEDVFAVLEQEGVDKFVSAWQELLDSMETQLQ encoded by the coding sequence ATGAGTTTTATCGACGAGCTAGCCTCGCTGGGCACATCCACCTGGTTGGATGATCTTTCCCGCGATCGCATCACCTCCGGCAACCTGCAAGAGGTCATCGAGACCAAGTCGGTCGTTGGTGTCACCACCAACCCGGCAATCTTTGCCGCCGCCATGAGCAAGGGCAACGCCTACGACGCGCAGATCGCTGAGCTCAAGGCCGCTGGTGCCGCCGTGGACGAAGCCGTCTACGCAATGTCAGTCGATGACGTTCGCGATGCCTGTGACGTGTTCCTCCCGATCTTCGAGAGCTCCGGGGGTCGTGACGGTCGTGTCTCCATCGAGGTCGACCCGCGAATCTCCGACGACCGCGACGCCACCATCGCCCAGGCCAAGGAGTTGTGGAAGAAGGTGGACCGCCCCAACGTGATGATCAAGATCCCGGCCACGGACGGTTCGCTTCCGGCGATCTCCGACGCTTTGGCCGCGGGTATTTCCGTCAACGTCACCTTGATTTTCTCGGTGGCCCGCTACCGCCAAGTCATCATCGCTTACCGCGAGGGCATCCAGCGTGCCGCTGAAAATGGCCATGACGTTTCCGACATCTTCTCCGTCGCTTCCTTCTTCGTCTCCCGCCTCGACTCCGAGGTGGATCGTCGCCTCGAGGAAATCGGCACTGACGAGGCCCTGGCGCTGCGCGGCAAAGCAGGCGTGGCCAACGCACAGCGTGCGTACGCCGTGTTCCAAGAACTCGGACGCGAAGGTCTCCCCGTCGGCGCTAACGTCCAGCGCCCGCTGTGGGCATCGACCGGAGTGAAGAACCTGGACTACTCGGCCACCTTGTATGTTACTGAGCTGGCCGGCCCCGACACGGTCAACACCATGCCTGAAGCGACTATCGACGCCGTCCTCGAGCTTGGTGGCCTCCACGGTGACACCCTCGACGGTGCCGCGGATGCGGCACAGGCGTTGTTCGAGCAGCTGACTGCAGTCGGCATCGACATGGAGGATGTGTTCGCAGTGCTGGAGCAGGAGGGCGTCGATAAGTTTGTGTCCGCGTGGCAGGAACTGCTCGACTCCATGGAAACCCAACTGCAGTAA